TGCAGCAGCAGCGCCACCTTGGTGGTGAACCCGGAATCGTCGTCCTCGGCCAGATGTTCGGCGGCCGCCACCACGGCGTCGAGCAGGGGCTCGAGCCAGCCCCGGTCGCGCTTGGGGAAGTTGCGCAGCACGTAGCGCTCGACCTGGGCCTTGTTGCCGGGATGGCCGACGCCCAGTCGGACGCGGCGAAAATCGGGACCGATGTGGCTGTCGATGCTGCGCAGGCCGTTGTGGCCGGCGGTGCCGCCGCCCAGCTTGACCCGGATCTTGCCCGGCGCTAGGTCGATCTCGTCGTGAAAGACCACGAGGTCGTTGCCCTGGACGTGAAAATAACGCGCCGCGGCGCCGACGGACTGGCCGGAAAGGTTCATGTAGGTCTCGGGTTTCAGTGCCATGGCGCGGCGGCCGCCCAGCCGGCCATCGGCCACCTGGCCCTGGAAGCGGCGCCGCCAGGGCCCGAAGGAATAGCGCTCGACCAACCGGTCGAGCGCCATGTAGCCGATGTTGTGGCGGTTGTTTCGATGTTTTGTGCCCGGGTTGCCGAGGCCGACCAGGAGCAGCATGGGTGGGATTATTCCTCGCTGGCCTCGCCGTCCGTCTCGCCGCCCTCGGCGCCTTCGCCCTCTTCGCCTTCGACGCCCTCTTCGCCTTCCAGGCCCTCTTCGCCTTCCAGGCCCTCTTCTTCCTCGGCGGCAGCCGCGGCTTCGGCCAACTCGTCAAGCACCACGGTCGGCGCCGCCACCGTGGCGATCGTGAAGTTGCGGTCGCTGATGGTCGGGCTGACGCCCTCGGGCAGGTCGATTTCCTCGATGTGGATGGAATCGCCGATGTCCAGGCCTTCCAGGCTGATCGTGATGGTCTCGGGGATGGCGTCGGCGCGGCACCAGAATTCGATCTCGTGGCGCACCACGTTGAGCACGCCGCCGCGCTTGATGCCGGGCGATTCCTCTTCGTCGATGAACACCGTCGGCACCATGATGGAGATGCGGGCATCGGCCGCCAGCCTGAGGAAATCGACGTGGAGCGGCGCGTCGTTCACGGGGTGGAGCTGGATTTCGCGGGGCAGCACGCGCTCGTTGGCACCGGCCACGGCGACGTCGTAGAGCCGGTTGGCAAAGCCGCCGCGCTCGATCTCGCGGAGCAGTTCGCGGAAATCGACGGAAACCATCAGCGGCTCCGCCTCGCCGCCATAGATGATGGCGGGTACGCGGCCCTTGCGGCGCATGGCCCGGGCCGCACCCTTGCCGGTGCTCTCCTTGGGCTCGGCTGCCAGTGTGGCGATTTCGGCCATCCCTCATTCTCCTCGCATGCGGCGCCGGGGTCTGAGCCCGCGCTCGGTGATACATCTGGCGCCGGGCTCGTGCCCGCGCTCGGTGATACATCTGGCGCCGGGCTCGCGCCCGCGCTCAGTGGTACATCTCGCGCCGGGCTCGCGCCCGGCTTAGTGGCACATCTCGCGCCGGGCTCGCGCCCGGCTCAGTGAAACAGGCTGGAAACCGAGCGCTCCTCGCTGATGCGGCTCATGGCATCGGCGATCAGGGGGGCGATCGAGATCCGCCGGATATTGTGCGACACCCTGACGGCCTCGGTCGCCAGAATGCTGTCCGTGGTGACCAGCGTCTCCAGTTGCGAGGCGGCCACGCGCGCCACCGCGCCGCCGGAAAGCACACCGTGAGTGACGTAGGCCGAAACCGATTCGGCGCCGCACTCCATGAGCGCCTCGGCGGCGTTGCAAAGCGTGCCCGCGGAATCGACGATGTCGTCGACGATCACGCAGTGGCGGCCGGTGACGTCGCCGATCACGTTCATGACCTCGGAGACACCGGCCTGCTCGCGCCGCTTATCTATGATTGCGAGGTCGGCGTCAAGCCGCTTGGCCAGGCCCCGGGCGCGTATCACGCCGCCGACGTCGGGCGAGACGAACATCAGGTTGTCGCCGTCGTATTGTTCGGAAATGTCCTTGTCGAACACCGGGGCGGAAAACAGGTTGTCCGTGGGAATGTCGAAGAAGCCCTGGATCTGGCCGGCGTGCAGGTCCAGCGTCAGCACCCGGTCGGCCCCGGCCATGGTGATCAGGTTGGCCACCAGCTTGGCCGATATGGGCGTCCGGGGCCCCGGTTTGCGGTCCTGCCGGGCATAGCCGAAGTAGGGGATGACGGCGGTGATGCGGCGCGCCGAGGCCCGCTTCAGGGCGTCGATGCAGACCAGCACCTCCATCAAATTGTCGTTCGCCGGGTAGGACGTCGACTGGATCACGAAGGTGTCTTCGCCACGCACGTTCTCGTGGATCTCGACGAACACCTCCATGTCCGAAAAGCGCCGCACGCTGGCCTTGGTGAGCGGCATGTTGAGGCTGGCCGCGATGGCCTCGGCAAGCGGTCTGTTGCTGTTGCCGGCTACCACTTTCATGGCGATGCTTCCCTAAACGGGCGGCTGCGGGAGGCCGCGATCACCCTCGCGGTGGGCGGAATCTAGCAGGGCGGCGGGAAGCTGTAAACGACCTATGCGGCGGTTCGGCCGAACCGCAGTCAGAGTCAGAAAAAACACGTCGACAGTAAGCCCAGCAGCAACAGCACGATGAAAAACACGGCATAAGGCATGCGGCGTAGT
The genomic region above belongs to Alphaproteobacteria bacterium and contains:
- a CDS encoding 50S ribosomal protein L25/general stress protein Ctc, coding for MAEIATLAAEPKESTGKGAARAMRRKGRVPAIIYGGEAEPLMVSVDFRELLREIERGGFANRLYDVAVAGANERVLPREIQLHPVNDAPLHVDFLRLAADARISIMVPTVFIDEEESPGIKRGGVLNVVRHEIEFWCRADAIPETITISLEGLDIGDSIHIEEIDLPEGVSPTISDRNFTIATVAAPTVVLDELAEAAAAAEEEEGLEGEEGLEGEEGVEGEEGEGAEGGETDGEASEE
- the pth gene encoding aminoacyl-tRNA hydrolase produces the protein MLLLVGLGNPGTKHRNNRHNIGYMALDRLVERYSFGPWRRRFQGQVADGRLGGRRAMALKPETYMNLSGQSVGAAARYFHVQGNDLVVFHDEIDLAPGKIRVKLGGGTAGHNGLRSIDSHIGPDFRRVRLGVGHPGNKAQVERYVLRNFPKRDRGWLEPLLDAVVAAAEHLAEDDDSGFTTKVALLLQPPKPSKPAPADTPD
- a CDS encoding ribose-phosphate pyrophosphokinase, which encodes MKVVAGNSNRPLAEAIAASLNMPLTKASVRRFSDMEVFVEIHENVRGEDTFVIQSTSYPANDNLMEVLVCIDALKRASARRITAVIPYFGYARQDRKPGPRTPISAKLVANLITMAGADRVLTLDLHAGQIQGFFDIPTDNLFSAPVFDKDISEQYDGDNLMFVSPDVGGVIRARGLAKRLDADLAIIDKRREQAGVSEVMNVIGDVTGRHCVIVDDIVDSAGTLCNAAEALMECGAESVSAYVTHGVLSGGAVARVAASQLETLVTTDSILATEAVRVSHNIRRISIAPLIADAMSRISEERSVSSLFH